In the genome of Phlebotomus papatasi isolate M1 chromosome 2, Ppap_2.1, whole genome shotgun sequence, one region contains:
- the LOC129801260 gene encoding nucleolin-like: MKLSFLLELLLIFIIIAFAASKPIDSDGRAIKGHKKHVALRQQASSAAPPVAAAVEEEEDDDDEDEFGLDDDDDSDEDDDEDILGFGDDDDEDEESSSDGVRDPEEGEEDDLDGDELGILGEDIFDIFEDDDDTPPKKPSTAAPPAPAAPVVAEVAEIPVEAAAAIPAKSTKIKRKPGQKKPISSKPYGDSLTSAEDSSQMSDDSLKLPHTAVLLAQSMANEQTHVPEFKPFIQTTKQEIQEQEDSMAEAFKSEPIKEDMSENEESTESAKTPSTSPANEDSKEANKIDTTVPDKKITKKKDEGIIEAMTSFLDDEEDEDEDEYLNKKNPIEKEDEDEDDEDEEDESKEEEEPEDDEDEEAEDSAEREEDSPDANETEDNLVNESKNPSQKKDKNDFGIDSIGESLGLSRRLRIKRN, encoded by the exons ATGAAACTCTCGTTTCTTTTGGAGTTGCTGctgatttttattataattgctTTTGCTGCATCAAAGCCCATTGATTCAG ATGGACGAGCTATAAAAGGACACAAGAAACATGTTGCCTTGAGACAGCAGGCTTCCTCTGCAGCACCACCAGTTGCTGCTGCTGTCGAAGAGGAAGAAGATGACGATGATGAAGATGAATTTGGATTAGACGATGATGATGACAGTGATGAGGACGATGATGAGGACATCTTGGGATTCGGTGATGATGACGACGAAGATGAAGAATCCTCTTCAGACGGAGTACGAGATCCTGAAGAGGGCGAAGAAGATGACTTAGATGGAGATGAGTTGGGAATTCTCGGTGAAGACATCTTTGATATCTTTGAAGATGATGATGACACACCACCCAAGAAACCATCAACTGCTGCTCCACCAGCTCCTGCGGCTCCAGTTGTAGCAGAAGTTGCTGAAATTCCTGTTGAAGCTGCTGCAGCTATTCCGGCAAAATCAACCAAAATCAAGAGAAAACCCGGTCAGAAAAAACCTATCAGTTCCAAACCATATGGAGATTCTCTTACCAG CGCTGAGGACAGCAGTCAAATGAGCGATGATAGCCTGAAATTACCTCATACTGCCGTTCTTTTGGCACAGTCAATGGCCAATGAACAAACTCATGTTCCTGAATTCAAGCCATTCATCCAAACCACAAAGCAAGAGATCCAGGAACAGGAAGACTCTATGGCTGAGGCTTTCAAGAGTGAACCCATTAAGGAGGATATGTCTGAGAATGAGGAATCTACTGAAAGTGCCAAAACACCAAGCACATCTCCCGCCAATGAAGATTCTAAAGAGGCCAATAAAATCGACACCACGGTCCCAGACAAGAAAATCACGAAGAAAAAGGACGAAGGTATTATTGAAGCAATGACTTCCTTCTTGGATGACGAAGAGGATGAGGATGAGGATGAGTATCTCAATAAAAAGAATCCCATTGAGAAGGAGGACGAAGATGAAGATGACGAAGATGAGGAGGATGAGTCCAAAGAGGAAGAAGAGCCTGAGGATGATGAGGATGAGGAGGCTGAGGATAGTGCCGAGAGAGAGGAGGATTCTCCAGATGCCAATGAAACTGAGGACAATTTAGTAAATGAAAGCAAAAATCCGAGCCAGAAAAAGGATAAGAATGACTTTGGCATTGACTCAATTGGCGAATCTCTCGGACTCTCCAGACGATTGAGAATAAAACGAAATTAA